One Candidatus Binatia bacterium DNA window includes the following coding sequences:
- the ychF gene encoding redox-regulated ATPase YchF, which yields MKLGILGPPQSGKTTLFAALTRGQAQAGSARGETVHLGSVRVPDARLEHLREMYQPKKFTPAKVDYVDAPPLETGRAERGALAALAALRDVDAFVLVLRAFDDPAVPHFQGSVDPARDAGWLLSELILEDLALVERRLERIEKAVKVGKKPEDPNEYDALKAVRAALESERPARMAGLSKAGERALRGFQLLSMRPWIVVVNADDASLKNGEAALVAPVAARFGAEATPVIALSAKTEAELVQLSDEDAREFMSVLGIQEPGLTRMIRLSYATLGLISFFTVGPDEVRAWTVRDGSLAPEAAGAIHSDLERGFIRAEVIAYDDLAKSGGMPKAREQGLLRTEGRDYRVRDGDVVNIRFSV from the coding sequence ATGAAGCTCGGAATCCTGGGTCCGCCCCAGAGCGGGAAGACCACGCTCTTTGCCGCGCTCACGCGCGGGCAGGCCCAGGCCGGGTCCGCGCGCGGCGAGACGGTGCACCTGGGCTCGGTCCGCGTGCCGGATGCCCGCCTCGAGCACCTTCGTGAGATGTACCAGCCGAAGAAGTTCACCCCGGCCAAGGTGGACTACGTGGACGCGCCTCCGCTCGAGACGGGGCGCGCCGAGCGCGGGGCGCTGGCGGCGCTCGCGGCCCTGCGCGACGTGGATGCCTTCGTGCTGGTCCTCCGAGCCTTCGACGATCCGGCCGTCCCCCACTTCCAGGGAAGCGTGGATCCCGCGCGCGACGCGGGCTGGCTCCTGAGCGAGCTGATCCTCGAGGACCTGGCGCTCGTGGAGCGCCGGCTGGAGCGGATCGAGAAGGCGGTCAAGGTGGGGAAGAAGCCCGAGGATCCGAACGAATACGACGCGCTGAAAGCGGTGCGCGCGGCGCTCGAGAGCGAGCGCCCCGCGCGCATGGCCGGGCTCTCCAAGGCGGGGGAGCGCGCGCTCCGCGGCTTCCAGCTTCTGAGCATGCGCCCCTGGATCGTCGTCGTGAACGCGGACGATGCGAGCCTGAAGAATGGGGAAGCCGCGCTGGTCGCACCGGTCGCCGCGCGCTTCGGCGCCGAGGCGACGCCCGTGATCGCCCTCTCCGCCAAGACCGAGGCGGAGCTGGTCCAGCTCTCCGACGAGGACGCCCGGGAGTTCATGTCGGTGCTGGGCATCCAGGAGCCGGGACTGACGCGGATGATCCGCCTCTCCTACGCCACGCTCGGCCTCATCTCCTTCTTCACCGTGGGCCCGGACGAGGTCCGGGCCTGGACGGTGCGGGACGGCTCCCTGGCCCCCGAGGCGGCGGGCGCCATCCACAGCGACCTGGAGCGCGGATTCATCCGGGCCGAAGTGATCGCCTACGACGACCTGGCGAAGTCGGGCGGGATGCCTAAAGCACGGGAGCAGGGCCTCTTGCGGACCGAGGGGCGAGACTATAGAGTCCGTGACGGCGACGTGGTGAATATCCGCTTCAGCGTCTGA